One window of Sinorhizobium numidicum genomic DNA carries:
- the leuD gene encoding 3-isopropylmalate dehydratase small subunit encodes MEKFVKLTGVAAPLPVVNIDTDMIIPKDYLKTIKRTGLGKGLFAEARYNEDGSPNPDFVLNKPAYQNAKILVAGDNFGCGSSREHAPWALLDFGIRCVISTSFADIFYNNCFKNGILPIVVSQADLDKLMDDANRGSNAVLSIDLEAQEITGPDGGSITFEIDAFKRHCLLNGLDDIGLTLEKASAIDSFEKQNAASRPWA; translated from the coding sequence ATGGAAAAGTTCGTCAAGCTCACCGGCGTCGCTGCACCCCTGCCCGTCGTCAATATCGACACGGACATGATCATTCCGAAGGATTACCTGAAGACGATCAAGCGCACCGGCCTTGGCAAGGGGCTTTTCGCCGAAGCCCGCTACAACGAGGACGGCTCGCCGAACCCGGATTTCGTTCTCAACAAGCCGGCCTATCAGAACGCCAAGATTCTTGTCGCCGGCGACAATTTCGGCTGCGGCTCTTCGCGCGAACATGCGCCTTGGGCGCTCCTCGATTTCGGCATCCGCTGCGTCATTTCGACTTCGTTCGCCGACATCTTCTACAACAACTGTTTCAAGAACGGCATCCTGCCGATCGTGGTCAGCCAGGCTGACCTCGACAAGCTGATGGACGACGCCAACCGCGGTTCCAACGCCGTGCTGTCGATCGACCTCGAAGCGCAGGAAATCACCGGTCCGGACGGCGGTTCGATCACGTTCGAGATCGACGCCTTCAAGCGCCATTGCCTGCTGAACGGCCTCGACGACATCGGTCTGACGCTGGAGAAGGCAAGCGCCATCGACAGCTTCGAGAAGCAAAACGCCGCATCGCGCCCCTGGGCTTGA
- a CDS encoding RidA family protein, which produces MARKLISSGSPFEKTAGYSRAVVQGDWCFVSGTTGYDYATMVMPETVEEQARNCLKTIEGALRQAGFSLSDVVRNHYYVTDAGFADRVFPIFGEAFGNIRPAATMIVCDLIRPEMLIEIEVTAFRG; this is translated from the coding sequence ATGGCGCGTAAGCTCATCTCTTCTGGCTCCCCTTTCGAGAAGACGGCAGGCTATTCGCGTGCCGTCGTTCAGGGCGACTGGTGCTTTGTCTCCGGTACGACCGGCTATGATTACGCCACCATGGTTATGCCGGAAACGGTCGAGGAACAGGCACGCAACTGCCTGAAGACGATCGAAGGCGCCCTGAGGCAAGCGGGATTCTCGCTTTCAGACGTGGTGCGCAACCACTATTATGTCACCGATGCCGGCTTCGCCGATCGGGTCTTTCCGATCTTCGGCGAAGCCTTCGGAAACATCCGCCCGGCCGCGACGATGATCGTCTGCGATCTGATCCGCCCGGAAATGCTGATCGAAATCGAGGTCACGGCGTTTCGCGGCTAG
- the metA gene encoding homoserine O-acetyltransferase MetA, which yields MPIKIPDTLPAFETLVHEGVRVMTETMAIRQDIRPLQIGLLNLMPNKVKTEIQMARLIGASPLQVELSLVRIGGHRAKNTPEDHLLAFYQTWEEVKARKFDGFIITGAPVETLEYEDVTYWDELKRIFDWTARNVHSTLNVCWGAMAAIYHFHGIPKYPLKEKAFGVYRHQNLKPSSVYLNGFSDDFAVPVSRWTEVRRADIEHVPDLEILMDSKEMGVCLVHERKGNRLYMFNHVEYDSTSLSDEYFRDVDAGVPIKLPHDYFPHNDSSLPPQNRWRSHAHLLFGNWINEMYQTTPYELEKIGTGDR from the coding sequence ATGCCCATCAAGATACCCGATACACTGCCCGCCTTCGAGACCCTCGTGCATGAAGGCGTGCGGGTGATGACCGAGACCATGGCGATCCGCCAGGATATTCGTCCGCTTCAGATCGGGCTTCTCAATCTCATGCCGAACAAGGTCAAGACCGAGATCCAGATGGCCCGGCTGATCGGCGCCTCGCCGCTGCAGGTCGAATTGTCGCTGGTGCGCATCGGCGGGCACCGCGCTAAGAACACGCCCGAGGATCATCTCCTCGCCTTTTACCAGACCTGGGAAGAGGTGAAAGCCCGCAAGTTCGACGGCTTCATCATCACCGGTGCGCCGGTGGAGACGCTCGAATACGAGGACGTCACCTATTGGGACGAGCTGAAGCGCATCTTCGATTGGACGGCGAGGAACGTCCATTCGACGCTGAACGTCTGCTGGGGTGCGATGGCGGCGATTTACCATTTCCATGGCATTCCAAAATATCCGCTGAAGGAAAAGGCGTTCGGCGTCTACCGTCACCAGAACCTAAAACCCTCGTCGGTCTATCTGAACGGCTTTTCGGATGATTTTGCCGTCCCGGTCTCGCGCTGGACCGAGGTGCGCCGCGCCGATATCGAACATGTGCCGGATCTCGAAATCCTGATGGACTCGAAGGAGATGGGCGTCTGTCTCGTGCACGAAAGAAAGGGAAATCGCCTCTACATGTTCAATCATGTGGAGTACGATTCGACTTCGTTGTCGGACGAATATTTCCGGGATGTGGATGCGGGCGTGCCGATCAAGCTGCCGCACGATTACTTCCCTCATAACGACTCGAGCCTGCCGCCGCAGAACCGCTGGCGCAGCCACGC